cacacacacacacacacacacgcttctgCGGTGTGATTTATGAGCTCAGTCTCAGAAAGTACATTTGCACATGTACAGTCCAGATCTGAGATTTTAGGGCGTCCTATCAGAATAGGATGATCGTGCATCTCCAAACATCAGGGTGTGAATTGTGTCCAGGGGGTTTGACCCTCTAATTAAGGCTTGAACCCCACAAAGGAAGTCAAAAACAAAAGCTCCTGGGGCTGGGAGTGTGCATGTGCTCCAACAGGGTCTTCAGTAACCACTAGAtagatttatttatgttttacacCAGTACATGCTTCAAAACAATGATTTTCACGACCGCTTTTGGAACCTGTTAGTGAACAGTTCTCAAATGAACCGTTGGTAAAATTGTGTTACTGCATCGAAAAAGTCAAAGAGTGGCTGGATAACCGTCTACTTGACCTTTCTGCTTCATAATGTATGTTATTAGcattatatcttttaattattaagtaatttaaaatgcattgcaattttttacagattgtttatTACATCAGAAAATGGCATGTATTTCTGatacattttaaagtgcattGCAACCTTTCAGAAAAACAGTacctaaaataatcattatttcctaagtgaaaagaacattttaataaactaaataactttttttttaattgaaagttGCATTAATGttcaaggttcttcatggaaccagtAGATGCCAGTAGACAGTCTTTATTTGTAAAAGGTTtccaaaagaacctttcagtggtTCGTCAAATATTTTGTCTTAAGAGTGAACCTGAGAAAAttgtaataatctaaagaacctttttcaaATCAAGTAACCTTTATCTATGTGGCTTTATACAAAACAGATTCTGTCAAAGCagctttttccactataaagaacaagTGTTTAAGGTTCTTCATAGAACCCATAGataccaataaagaacctttatttttaagagtgaggGGTGTATCATAAAAACTGTCTAAAAGTGTAATAGAgacacaaaaaaaagcaaaaagaatCTGATTGCATTGATTGCATGTTGAGAGTGACGTCTCTCTGCTTGTCTCTCAGGGTGTCAGATGAACGTTGCATCCGTGTTGTTTGGAGCTGCTGATCGTGTCTCATGGATCGTCACGGTCAGCGTGGAGGAAGCCTCCCATCCGGTGCCATCCTGTCCCTGGAGCAGATCAAAGCCATCCGCTCATGCAACGAGTACACTGAGGGCCCGGCCGTAGCACCCCGACCGGCCCCGGGGCCTCCACCGCGCAACGCAGACAAGCAGGAGAGGACTCACGAGATGATCCtggtgaatgtgaatgtgaataaCAACTACGAGCACCGAGCGGCGCATCCACCAGCGCTCAGCAGATCCACGAGCTCCGGGAGCAATAGCAGCGACGGATCGGAGCGAGGCCTGCTAGCACCGTCGCATCATCGCAGTCCCGCTGTACGGACTCAGCCCAAATCTCTGAACGCATCCATGCATCCCTTTCTCCCACCGGACGTTCCTCTTAAACAGGAAAAACTAGACTCGGCGCATTTATACATCTGTGAGAGTTGCGGGAAATGCAAATGCAGCGAATGCATGGCACCTCGTCCGCTTCCGGCGTGCCTCACATGCAACGGACAATGCTTGTGTTCGGCTGAAAATGTTGTGGAGTACGGGACATGCATGTGTTTAGTCAAAGGGATTTTTTATCATTGCTCAAACGATGACGATGTTGGGGACCCATGCGCGGACCGGCCGTGTTCTCTGTCACATCCGCAGTGCTGCTCACGCTTTCTGTGCATGGGACTCGTGTCGATGCTCTTTCCATGTTTGCTGTGTTACCTGCCTTCTAAGGCTTGCGTGAAAGCGTGCAACTCGTGCCACGACCGCGTGAAGCGGCCTGGATGCCGCTGCAAGAACTCTAACACCGTTTACTGCAAGCTGCAGAACTGGAACCAGACGCCCGGACATGCGCCGGGAAAACTGTCCTGAGAAATCACTCGTATTTCTTTAGCTTAAAAAGCTGGTTTTGTTACTGCAAGATGCGGAAATTGCAAAGAGGGTGAGGCTGTGGGAGGAGTTATGTCAATGAGTGCCTGTTAAGCTCCGCCCCCCCGTGGTGCAGAAGAAccacttgtttgttttctttaaccTGGCTGCGTTCCACTCCACTTTTAGACGCATACTCGTGAACTTCCTTAAGCACTTCCCCTCAGGGGAATGCCAATTCAAAGTGTGTTTCACTTCGTGACGTGGATGAGGGACGTTTATTGAATGATTTTGACCGAGGGTGCGAGTCTGCTTCATATGCACACATCAGGCCGCTCCATAGACAACTATGCAATGCATTTATGTCGTCATAGATCGTGTTTAATATATCCTCACCTCAAACAActatacattcttaaaaataaaggtgcttcacgatgccatagataaacctttttttgtctaaatggttccataaagaatctttaacatctgaagaacctttgtgtttcacaaaagttctttgtggcaaaagaaggttcttcaaattataaaaaaattaagaaagagatggttctttaaagaacctttgattaaatggttctttgtggaaccaaaaatagtTGTTCTAAGGCATCGATGTGAAGACCCTTTTAAGTACCTTTGTTTTTAAGaatgcataatatataaaaaatatgtatttttaatatttataacaacCCAAGCTTTCCTGTATATATGTATTGTGAGCGAAGGGCATAACAAATGGAGTGGAACGCATCCCCAGTGCTAGCCTTACCTGACTTTGTACAGCTTTTATCTAACACGCGATGGTGCTTCGAAACGCCTCCTACCAAACCTGTGAAGGACTTGTGATGTAGCTGTTTTTGGATCCACAGACGCCATCGTTCTGACTCTGTCTGTTCGTTCTCATGGAAAGACGTACGTTCAAATGCGCAAGATGAATTTACGGCTATTTTTAAAGGAAATGTTAAGACTGTTAGAtcttttttggttgttgttgatgttgtaaaaaatatttattatgtgaagctctattattttatgatatttattgcAAAGGACAGATTTACTCATGTCtgaatataacaaaatatcaacACTTACTGCAACATGAAAGAATGGAGAAACAGATGGAAACATGTTAactttaatgcaaaaatatacaAGTTAATGCAAAACGCTCTTGTTTGGTGTCTCATTTCAAGTGAAGGAAACAGACTGGAGAGTCAGAGTTAGTCGAAATAAACTTGTGTTTATTTAGGATTTAATTATTAAATCCACAGGACCTGGAAATGAAGATGTGTGTTTCTGGAGGACGAAACCAGACGTGCAATCCTCATTACagctcagatgtgtgtgtgtgtgtgtgtgtgtgtccacctggccACCTGTGTGAGGCTCATAAATCTCTCTCTTTATCTTCTTTTACTGCGTGtttcctgtgtttgtttgtgagctGCTGGTTTTCTCCCGTCGACTCAGAtctgtcctcctcctcctgtgCTGCTCTGAGAACTTGTTTTTGCTCAGCTTTTGGCTTAAAATTGAATCTATGTTTGGTGTAAAGATTAAAATACTTGCACAAAGAACACTATTATCTGAATTTGtagatttttaatcaaatgttgattttaaagtAAACATTCCACCCAAAaaccaaaagaaagaaataagaaattcATAAAGAAACTGAagtttgtttttagattttgatTAAGATTTTTGCTTTGTGATgttgatttgttgatttatttattttttttttttttttgaagcttaaTTTCAGGTCAGGTGACATTTAACCCCAAATTTGTGCTCTGTGACCATTTATTTCAATAACGTCTTCAGACAAATTATCTATACTCGAATGCAATAAAGAGATCAATTTAAATGTTGTTCTGAATTTGATATCTggtatttttcattaatatttaatgtataccACCAATGAGGCTGTAATGTTTAATtatcataaaaactatttttcaatGCACACATATTTCGGATTTGGGGTTAAATATGACACAGACGTTCTTTGTGAGATAAACCACAAAccgaatgtttttatttgttggaAATATGTAATCACTAAACTGTGcaagaagtgtgtgtttgtgtgtgtgtgtgtgtgtgtgtgtgtgtgcatgtgagagagagagaggggaattTACAAGGGGAATGCTAACAAGGAAGTAGCAGCTCAATAGACAGCAGGCAATAATAGTGAAACACTCTTCCAAATGGAGtcgttaagtgtgtgtgtgtgtgtgtgtgtgtgtgtgtgtgtgtttgctctctgCAGGATTGCACCTTTTGTTGTTGTGAATTGCTTTGTGGATTAGTCGCCTGTCTGTTTCCTGGACCTTCAGAGAAGTGTAAGAGTCCATTTGGCTCGGATCACCTCACAGGAcaccgtaacacacacacacacacacacacagacacacacacacacacacacacacgtgaaggGCTTTTGTTCAAGGAAATGTAAAGCTGTTCTTCAATGATAATGAAAGGAAACTGATGATTTTGTTCTCACAGTGTTTGCTCATGAACTcttgtttaacatttttacatgtaattatttCTGACTGAGGTTGAAATGACATTCTTCACAGATGATTATCAGCTTCATCTGATCAAGCTTTTGTGGTTTGGTAAATTTCATTTGCATTCACGATCATTTATTATTCAAAAGCAGACACTTTTACACtgtagaaattatttttttgaagttgtaaacAAAGATTACTGAaaaccatttttcaaaaataaataaataaaactttacaataaaatgtaacaattaaatgtttaaatcaatgCATTACTTGCTATTAGTTTATTAgctattatttgtaaaattcagTCATTTCTGAGAGGATTTATTTTACACTATATTTTTAAACTAtaagattaaaatatttattaaaaagcaaGCTTGGGTTACAAACACAATTATcagaattttttgttgttgtttttgtttggacaaataaaatctaaaaaattcTTTAGCCCAAATTCTCTTTACTGTAAAGCATTTGTTACTTGCCATTAGTTGTTAATTGTTTGCAAACTGTACTTACAATTTCTCTgtgaaaacttattttttgtacCAATTCTTCGAGTGCATTTGAAGTCATTCAACAACCAAGAATCATCTGCAGTTTTTCTTTCTTCCAGTGAAGTTTCAAAGACTTTATTGAGGTGTCTGAACTGccagcattaataaataataataattatagtaatatcTCAGTGCAGTGGCTTCCTCAGGCTGTGTTTACAGTAAGATCCTCTttcagcttctctctctctctctctctctctctcacacacacacacacacacacacacacacacacacacacacacacaggaccatCCTACATGTATTAACATGCATGGAAATCACTGAGTCAtagaggaaacacacacacacacacacacacacacacacacaaatctgaaACCTCACAGGAAACCCAAACCACTCAGTTCCTAAAAAAACACAGTTTCCTCTGAACTGAGCCTCCCACAggagtgtctttgtgtgtgtgtgtgtgggtgtgtgtgtgtgtgtataagatgCTTTAAGCAGTGAGTCTTCAGCTCGAGGTGAACACTAATATGTGATGCTgctcatgtttgtgtttgtgttttctccTGCAGATGGTCCACGAGTGTCTCTTGATCTGGTGTGTGTCTGGTTCTCTCGACTCTTTGTGTATTCGGCTGGAGAGCGTGTGATCTGTGCTTTTCATCATGTCACACTGATGGAGCATCAGAGCAGGAAACGTTTCACAGGATTAAACTCTTTGACTGAGGTCGAGCTGATAGCAGCAAGAGctggcggtgtgtgtgtgtgtgtgtgtgtgtgtgtgtgtgtgtgtgtgagtttagcAGGTTTAACATCCCATTAAAGAAGATCTGAATGAGAATGGTGTGGTCACACACATTAACATACTGTGATTCTTAGACAAACCACTGCAGATCAGCTGGAGCTACTGCATTACAGATCTTTCTGTAATGGTTTTCCACTTTTAAGATGTCACAGAAAAACAACCAAAAGTTACTGACTTTTAGGTAAGACTGTTAAACTAAAACCAACTATTAAAAAACGTTAAAGAAACGTTATTCCTTTTAGGTATTCTTGGTGTGTCATTTTCACTGAAGTGCAATATAAAGCTTTCTTAGACGCATCTTTAAAAAGATCAAGCTGGGGGGTTGTGAAGGATAAAACCGAGTCCGCAATCTCCCCATCTTCCTTATTTATGATAGGTGAGATCTTGATGTCTGGGAAGTCTTGGTTATTTCTCATGTCCAGTGTTTGTCTCTGTGCAATCCAAGACCTGCAGCCACTTGGTAGCGCATTGGAGATCTCTTCTTTCAGTTTAAAAACAAGACGCAAGGACCTTAACCCCGTCAACTCTTGGAGTTCTTCAGTAGGTTTCCAGCCCCTCTCATCAAGAAGATGTCCAAGTTTGTAGACGCCATTCCTTATTAAGCATCTCCGCAAAGTCACGGAGGAGAGCAATCGGGTCTGGATCAACGGATTAAAAAACAACGGTTCCTCTGGAGTCCAATGTTCTTGCTCATCTATGTCTCGTTtcactttaaaaacagttttccATGTCTGCAGCATAAACTTATAAAACGGTGGAAGCTCTGACAGGCTTATTTCCtctaatttcattaaaaacaagtGTTTGTCTAGACCAAGTCCTCCTGCCTGCTTCAGCAAAGCACTTGCTGTTTTAGCCCATGTCACATCTTTATAAAGAAGTCTCTGCACAGACTGTAATCTGAAAGCTCGGATCCGACTCAGTTGAGTCTTTCTCAGCTCTTTCATACAAACCAAGAGTTTGATTTAAAATTGTGACGTCATCctgatttgaaatgaaaacagtaATGTCATCTGCATATGctgataaaaataacttaaaattgtcCTGTGAACTAGGAATTGCTATTCCATTAAGATTCTTCCTCAACCTGCACAACAAAGGTTCTATGACCAGGCTGTACAGTTGTCCAGACAGTGGTCATCCCTGCCGGATGCCTCTGGACACCAGGATCGGCTCACTCAAACCACCTCCTGCTTTCACCAGCACAGACACATTAAAATACAGCAAATGAATGTAAGAAATAAAACTGTCACCAAatccaaaacactttaaaacattaaaaagatattCATGATCAACTCgatcaaaagctttttcttgaTCTAACGATAAAACCCCAAGATTTCCATGATAAAACTGATTAATGTCGATCATGTCTCTTAATAAAAACTGGTTGTCCGTAATTGATCTTTCAGGAATGCAGTATGACTGATCCTTGCGAATCAACTGGTCTAAAACATTTTTCAGTCTGTTTGATAAGCATTTGGAGAATATTTTGTAGTCCGAACACAGTAAGGATACAGGTCTCCAGTTCTTTAAAAATCCCAAGTCCCCCTTCTTTGGAAGGAGAGACAGGATGGCTCGTCAACAGCTTGTGGGAAGAGTTTTGTTCTTGATGCAGTCCAACAACACTTCATAAAAATCTGGTCCTATTATATCCTAGAATTGCTGATAAAAGTCCACAGATGAGCCATCAATCCCTGGAGAACGGCCAGTGTGTAGCTGACGCACTGCTTCCGTGAGTTCTTTAAAAGAGATTAAAGTGTCCAGTGCCTCTTTCTGCTGGTGCTGGAGCGGAGGCAGTTCCTCCAGCAGATCCTCAACGCTCGCAGCATCACAGCTCTCAGCGCTGAACAGCTGCTTATAGAAGTCTCTCGCTAGCTTCCTCATTTCAGCTGGATTTGAAGTCACCGATCCATCTTGCCGATGGAGATGACACGTTTGCTTCTGATGGACACTTTTTCTCtctagattaaaaaagaaagcgCTTGGAGCATCCATGTCCTTGACAGAGCAGAATCTGGCTCTTATCAACGCTCCCTTTGCCTGCTCCTGCAAATAAGAGTTCAGttcttgtttttccttttttaaaacatcacaatgCACAGCTTCACTACTGGACACAAGATTTCTTTCCATCGACTCAATGTCCTTCTGTAAAGTCCTTACTGTGTTTTTCACTATGGTTGATGTTTGGGAAGCATAATTCTGACAGAAAAGTCTTATGTTCACCTTTC
This DNA window, taken from Carassius auratus strain Wakin chromosome 14, ASM336829v1, whole genome shotgun sequence, encodes the following:
- the LOC113114402 gene encoding protein sprouty homolog 1-like; the protein is MDRHGQRGGSLPSGAILSLEQIKAIRSCNEYTEGPAVAPRPAPGPPPRNADKQERTHEMILVNVNVNNNYEHRAAHPPALSRSTSSGSNSSDGSERGLLAPSHHRSPAVRTQPKSLNASMHPFLPPDVPLKQEKLDSAHLYICESCGKCKCSECMAPRPLPACLTCNGQCLCSAENVVEYGTCMCLVKGIFYHCSNDDDVGDPCADRPCSLSHPQCCSRFLCMGLVSMLFPCLLCYLPSKACVKACNSCHDRVKRPGCRCKNSNTVYCKLQNWNQTPGHAPGKLS